In the Aridibaculum aurantiacum genome, TTTGGTGAGGACCCATACCTAATTAGTGAGTTGGGTGCAGCTTATGTACGTGGTGCACAAGATCCGATTGGTAGTAAAGAAAAACTATCTGTAAGCCTGAAACATTACCTGGCTTATTCTGATCCTAAATATGGTAAAGACAGGACCAATGCATGGATACCTGAGCATTACCTGCGTGAGTATCACCTGCCACCATTTGCTGCTGCTGTAAAAGCAGGTGCACGTAATGTAATGGTTAATTCTGCCCTTATCAATGGCATTCCAACACACATGAATAAGTACCTGCTTACCGATGTGCTGAAGAATGAACTTGGCTTTACAGGCTTCATCGTTACCGATTGGCAGGACGTAGAGAACATAGCCAAGCGTGACCGTATTGCAAAAGACAATAAGGAAGCGTTGATGCTTTGTATCAATGCCGGGATAGACATGAGCATGATACCATACAACTACAAAGAATTTTGTGATGACCTGGTTGCATTGGTTAAAGAAGGGAAAGTAACACAGGCACGTATTGACGATGCGGTGCGCAGGGTATTGCGTGTGAAGTATGAGTTGGATCTTTTCAATACTCCTGTAACAACTGCAGGTAACTATTCAAAATTTGGAAGTGCTGATTTTGCAAGAAGTGCATACAATACAGCTGCAGAATCTATCACGCTGCTGAAGAATGAGAACAATGCTTTACCACTGGCTACTTCAACTAAGATATTGGTAACAGGTCCGAATGCTAATTCAATGCGCGTGCTGAATGGTGGCTGGAGCTATACATGGCAAGGCGAAAGAACAGATGAATTCACCAAAGAACACAACACCATTTTGGAAGCTGTTCAAAAGAAGTTTGGCAATGGAAATGTAACTTTTGCTGAAGGTGTTGCTTACAAAATGCAAGGCAAATATTGGGAAGACAGTGTAGTGAATATAGACGCCGCAGTAGCTGCTGCACGCAATGCTGATGTTGTACTGCTATGTATTGGCGAGAACAGTTATACAGAAACACCAGGCAACCTGAATGAACTCAATCTTTCTGATAACCAACTAGCGCTTGCAAGAGCCATGATGCAAACAGGGAAGAAAGTGGTGCTGGTATTGAGTGAAGGTCGTCCTCGTATTATAAGTCAAATAGAACCAGGCGCTGCTGCTATTGTGAACATATACTTGCCTGGCAACTATGGTGGTGATGCATTGGCTGATGTATTATCAGGTGACGTGAACCCAAGTGGTAAACTACCAATTACCTACCCTCGTTATGCAAATTCTCTGACGCCATACATTCACAAGCATTCTGACCAGATAGCCAACCCGCAAGGCGCTTATGATTATTCTGCAGACTTTAACCCGCAGTATGCCTTTGGTCATGGCTTGTCGTATACCAGCTTTACCTATAGCAATCTTACTACTGATAAAAAAGCTTATTCACCTGCTGAAACCATCACCATTACAGCTACTGTAACCAATACAGGTAACAGGGAAGGAAAAGAGGTTGTGCAGTTGTATATATCTGATGAGATCGCTTCGCTTACACCTGATGTAAAAAGATTGAGAGGTTTTGATAAGATAAATCTAAAGGCTGGTGAGAGCAGGCAGGTGACGTTCAAAATTCCTGTGAAGGACCTTGCTTTTGTAAACACCAACAACAAGCGTGTTGTAGAGCAAGGTGATTTTAAAATACAGGTAGCAGGTTTGAATACTACTGTTATAGTGAACAAGACGCAGGTGTATTAGTAGTGCTAGTAGTAAGTGAAACTGTGGTTGCATAATGATTTGTGGATTAAGTGTGCGACCCCGAAAAGACGGGGCAGGCAGCAAGGATGATGTCATTGCAACTAATGCTCGTGCCATGATGAAAGCCTTTATCAGCAACGGTTCCACCGCACGATGTACTGGTGTTGCGTTTAACTGCTATCAAATAAAATTGATTGATGAAGAATTTTATTCTACTGCTTAGCGTGTTTGTTTCAATGATGGCGCATGCGAATGTGCGGCTGCCCAACATCATTAGCAGCAATATGGTATTGCAGCAAAGTAGCAACGTTAGATTATGGGGGTGGGCCGAGCCTGGTGAAATGATCTACATCACCACATCGTGGAATAATAAAACAGATTCTGTAAAAGGAGATGGACATGCGAAGTGGCAAATAAAGCTACCTACACCGAAAGCAGGTGGTCCATACACCATTACACTAAAAGGGCAGAATACAATTGTTCTTGAGAATGTACTGGTAGGTGAAGTATGGGTTTGCTCCGGCCAATCTAACATGGAAATGAACTACTACTGGGGGCTGCCGCAGATGAAGGAAGATATTCCTGTTGCTGCTAATCCTAACCTTCGCTTCTTTCACATTGCACGTAAATCGGCTGAAGCACCACAGGAAAACTCAGAAGGTGCTTGGATGGCTAGTGATACCAACAATGTAAAATGGTTTAGCGCGGTTGCTTATTATTTCGGCAAGAAGCTATATGCTGAAATGAATGTGCCCATCGGCCTGGTACATGCCAGTTGGGGTGGGATACCTGCAGAAGCATTTACACCTGCAGAGATTGTTAACAGCAATGAAAGATTGAAATCAGCAGCTGCTAAACAAGAGCCTAAGCCATGGTGGCCGGTAACGCCCGGCCTTGCTTACAATGCAATGATTGCTCCACTTACCAACTACAACATTGCAGGAGCTATCTGGTACCAGGGCGAAAGCAACACCGGTACTGCAAGGACGTATAAAGAGCTGTTCTCAGCAATGATACAATCGTGGCGCAATAAGTGGAACAACGAGTTTCCATTTTACTATGTACAACTGGCGCCGCACGCATATGGAAATCGTAACATAGCTGCACTGCTTCGTGAGGCGCAGCAGCAAACGCTATCAGTACCTAAAACAGGAATGGTAGTTACCACAGATCTTGCGCATGATACAGCTGATATACATCCCATCAAAAAACGTGATGTTGGTTATCGATTAGCCAACCTTGCTTTACACCTGACATATGTAACTGATACTACTGATGCTAACAGTCCGATGTACAGCAGCATGCAAATAAATAAGAACAAAGTGACCTTGCATTTTCAGCATGCGCAGTACGGTCTGCAACAGCAAGGCAAAGTGATCACAGGTTTTTCAATAGCCGGAGCAGATAAAGTTTTCTATCCTGCAGAGGCTGCAATCAAAGGAAATACAATAGTCGTTACGAATAAAACTGTTGCTCAGCCTGTAGCTGTTCGTTATGCTTTTAGCAATACTGCCATTGGTAATGTTTTCAATAAAATTGGTTTACCTCTTGCTCCGTTCAGAACGGATGATTGGGAGGTAGATACTTCATCAATAAAATAGAAACTTATGCGCCTGGTACTTCTTGTGTGTTTGTTGCTTTCCATGGTTGTAAATGCGCAACCGGTAAAGCAGCACGGTAAACTAAAAGTGAAGGGTGTACAGTTAGTAGATGAAAAAGGCAAGCCTGTTGTACTGCGCGGGATGAGCTTTGGTTGGCACAACTTCTGGCCACGGTTTTACAATAAGGAAGCAGTAAAATGGTTGGCGAAGGATTGGAAATGCAACGTAGTTCGTGCGGCAATGGGTATAGAACCAAATGGTGGATACCTGAAGGACCCGGAAGGTTCTAAAGCAAAAATAGAAGCTGTTGTAGATGCGGCCATTGAAGCAGGTATCTATGTAATCATCGATTGGCACAGCCATAATATCCAAACCAAAGAGGCCAAAAAGTTTTTCATGGAGATGGCTACCAAGTATGGCAAGTATCCAAATGTTATTTACGAAATATTCAACGAGCCTGATAAGGAAACTTGGCAAGAAGTAAAAGCATATTCTGCAGAAATCATTGAAGCCATCAGTGGTATTGATGGTGATAACATCATTCTTGTTGGTAACCCGCATTGGGACCAGGACATTCATATTGTTGCCGATGATCCATTGAAGGGCTATAGCAACATCATGTACACCGTTCATTTTTATGCAGCCACCCATAAACAGGAGCTAAGGGACAGGTGCAACGATGCATTGAAAAAAGGCATTCCTATCTTCATTTCTGAGTCAGCAGGTATGGAAGCCAGTGGTGATGGTGCCCTGGATAATGAGGAATGGATGAGATGGATAGAATGGTGCGAACAGAATAAGATCAGCTGGGTTACATGGTCAGTATCTGATAAAGATGAAACATGTTCGGTGCTTAAGAAAGGAGCAAGTGCTACAGGCGGTTGGAAAGAAAGTGACCTGAAAGAATCAGGAATAAGATCAAGAGAACTTTTACGGAAGTATAACAAGCGAATGAAATAAATGAAGGGTGATGATGATGTACAACTATAGAATTTTGTTACTACTGGTTGCACTTGTTTTATCAGGATGCAGTGCAATGCGTAGAGCTGGTTCTACTTCTAATGTTTTGGCTGCTTCTGCCTTACATCCTTATGGCAGAACCATCACTACTGAACAGGGTGGACTGGAGTTGATCAGTTCAGCAGCGCATGTTGGTTTTTCTTTTACGGGTAAAGAATGTATCATTCATGCTTCCATCAATAATTCTTCGGGTCATAATTATCTTCAATACGAACTGGATGGTGTTTATCAAAAACGTATTAGAATTAATGGAAGCAATAACCAGCCTATTACCATAACGGCTAATGATGAAGGCACTCATACTGTGTGGTTGTACAAAGCAACTGAGGCGCATACTGGTCCTGTGTATATACAACAGGTTACTGCAAAGAACATAGCGCCTTTAGTGAAACCTATAGCACCAATTATTGAGTTCATTGGCAACAGCATTACATGTGGTGCTGCTGCCGACCCATCGGAAGTGCCATGCGGTGAAGGCCAATACCATGACCAGCACAATGCTTACATGGCTTATGGACCGCGTGTAGCAAGGGCTTTAGGAACCGACTATGTAGTAAGCAGTGTAAGCGGTATTGGCATTTATAGAAACTGGAACAGTAATGGGCCAAACATGCCGCAGGTGTATGAGAATGCTGACTTCCAGGTAAACAGTGATCGCAAGTGGAACTTCAATGCATATAAACCTGCTATCGTAAGTATTGCTTTAGGCACCAACGACTATAGCAATGGTGATGGAAAGAAAGCACGCCTGCCTTTTGACAGCGCAAGCTTTGTAAACAACTACATTCCATTCGTTCAACTGGTGCGGTCAAAATATCCTGCTGCTCAGATACTATTGCTCAGCAGCCCAATGGTTGGTGGTGACAGAAGAACAACATTACAAAATTGTATAGCTGCTGTAAAAGCAAGTGTGGATAAGCTTTATCCAGCTGCAAAGCCTGTTAATGTATACTTCTTCAAAGAGATGAAAGCACGAGGTTGTACCGGTCATCCAAGTGTAGAAGACCATGCAATACTTGCTGAAGAACTGCTGCCTGTTTACCGACAGCTATTGTAGCCAAAAAAACCTAACATGATTAAGATGAACCTACGAAGCCAAAGCACGATTTTAATGTTCCTGCTGCTATTTACGAGCATAGCACATGCTACTCCTGTAGTTCCTTTTACCAAGATGGCAGATGGTATTATCATTTACCCGGCGCAACAATACCCTGGCAGTGCACATGCTGTAAGGCTGCAGGTCATCAACAACTCCATCATTCGGGTAACTGCGTCGCCTGCTAAAGAAATGCCGCAAGTGCAAAGCCTGGTGACGATCTATCCCACCACACAAACATCTGGTTTTACTATAACCAATACTGCAAACGAAGTGCGGCTTGCTACGCCTTTTATAACAGCTGTTGCTTCATTGCAAACCGGTGCTGTTGCTTTCTTTGACAAAGCAGGCAAACAAATTATAGCGGAGCGTGCAGCTGCAAAACAACTACTTCCTGTGACCTTTGAAGGGCAGCGCTCGTACAACATCATCCAAACATTTGAGACAAAACCCGGGGACGCTATCTACGGTCTTGGCCAGCACCAGGATGATGTTTACAACTACATGGGACAGCAGGTGACCATGTTTCAAAACAATACAGAAGTGGCCATTCCATTTCTTGTTTCACCCAACAACTATGGTATCCTTTGGGATAATTATTCTATAACAAAAGCTGGAGACGTAAGGGAATATCTTCCGCTTTCTTCTTTACAACTATTTGCTAAAACTGGTGAAGAAGGTTGGCTGACTGCCTCGTATGCAAATGATAAAACAAAATCGGATGATGTAGTGCTTACCCGTGCAGAGACCACCATTGATATGGAGTTTGTAAACGATTCAAAGCTAAAGCTGCCAGCTGAATTCAAAACTGAGAATGGGTCTGTAACGTGGCAAGGAAGTATAGCAAGCTCATTCAGCGGCAATCACAAGATGAGGTTTACCTATGGTGGTTATCTAAAGGTTTGGCTGAACAATAAGCTGGTGCTAGACAGGTGGAGAAGAGCATGGAATCCTGCGCCTGCATTGTTGGATGTGGCAATGCAAAAAGGCCAGAAGCAATCAATAAAAATCGAATGGATACCTGAAGGATCAGAATCTTATATCTCACTTAAATGGCAGGAGCCTGTACCAACAGCAGATGCCAATACATTCAGTTTCTCTTCTGAAGCTGGTAAGCATATGGATTATTACTTCGTGTATGGTAAGAACATTGACGAAGTTATAAGCGGCTACAGAACATTAACTGGTAAAGCTCCTATAGTTCCGAAATGGGCAATGGGATTTTGGCAAAGCCGTGAACGATACAAAACACAGGAAGAGTTGCTGAATGTTGTAGCTGAATTTCGCAAGAGAAAAATTCCACTTGATAACATTGTACTCGATTGGTTTTACTGGAAGGAAAATGACTGGGGCAGCCAGGAGTTTGATGCCGCTCGTTTTCCTTCGCCAGATAGTATGATAAAGGTGTTGCACAACCAGTACAATACGAAGCTGATGATATCGGTATGGCCAAAATTTTATGAAGGCATACCTGCTTATAATGACTTCAATAAAAGGGGTTGGTTGTACAAGCGCAACATTGCCGACAGGCAAAAAGATTGGGTTGGCCCTGGCTATACTTCTACATTTTATGATGCTTTCAATCCTGAAGCACGTAAGGCTTTCTGGAACCTCATTCACAGCAAGATCTATACAAAGGGCATTGATGCATGGTGGATGGATGCAAGCGAACCCGACCTGTTATCCAACGTTTCGCCACAGCGAAGGAAAGAACAGATGACACCAGTGTCTGCAGGACTGGTGGCCGAATATGTAAATGCTTATCCATTGCAAAATGCAAAAGGTATATATGAAGGCCAGCGCTCTGTTGATAACAACAAACGTGTGTTCCTGCTTACACGTTCAGGCTTTGCCGGTTCGCAACGGTATGCTGCTGCTATATGGAGTGGCGACATAGGTGCACGCTGGCATGATATGAAAGCACAGATAGCTGCCGGTGTAAATTTTTCTATGTCTGGGCTGCCTTACTGGACCATGGACATTGGTGGCTTTGTAGTAGAGAACAGGTATGAAAGACCGACTGCAACAGATACAGAAGAGTGGCGTGAACTGAATACAAGGTGGTTCCAGTTTGGTGCGTTCACACCACTGTTCAGGGTGCATGGCCAGTATCCATTCCGCGAAGTTTTCAACATAGCACCGGAAGATCATCCTGCCTATAAAAGCATGGTGTACTACAACAGGCTCCGTTACCGTTTGCTGCCTTACATCTATTCACTGGCAGGCGCCAGCTATCATAACAACTACACTATGATGCGCGGTTTGGTGATGGATTTTGCCGCAGATAAAAAAGTGCATTCCATAGGCGATCAGTATATGTTTGGACCATCGCTACTCATCAATCCTGTGTATGAATACAAGGAGAGGAGGAAGCAACTATACTTGCCTGCAGGAAGCGGCTGGTACGACTTGTATTCAGGTAAATATTTTGCCGGTGGACAATCTATAAATGTAGATGCGCCTTATGAAACCATGCCTGTGTTTGTAAAAGAAGGTTCCATTATTCCTTTCGGTCCGGAGCTGCAGTATACTTCTGAAAAACGTGCAGATACCATCACCCTCTTTGTGTATACAGGCAGAGATGCTTCTTTTAATTTGTATGAAGATGAAGATGTGAATTACAATTATGAGAAGGGCCAGTATAGCAATATTTCATTTACTTACAACGAAAAGACGAAGCAGCTGACCATTGGTGAAAGAAAAGGAAGTTTCAACGGCATGCTAACCAACAGGACGTTCAGGGTGATATGGGTAAATAAGAATGCAGCCAAGCCACTAGACTTTGAACAAGCTGCGGCTACTACAGTTCGATACAATGGTAGTGCTGTGAAAGTGACGCAGTCAAATAGGTAAAGGCGGTCTAAAATCATTAATATGAAACAGTGCCTACAGGTTTTTCTTCACCAACTAGCAATATGGCTATTGATAAGTAGCATTGGCTGCAAAAAAGCCATTAGCAATACTGGAGGTAGTGGCAGTGGTGGTACAGACACGACTACGCGAACCGATCCGCCGGTAGCTGCCACCATAGGCTTTTTCATGGACGATTGGTTACCGAGAAATTTTACAGCACCTGCATATATTGATACTACTGTTCCAGCTACAGCCAGCTATAACATCACGGTCAATAATGCTACTGTCATCAGTAAAATTCCACCTACACTTTTTGGAAACAATACAAACACCTGGATGACGCAGATGGTAACGGAGCCAACTCTACTGAATCATATCACGCAGTTGAAGCCGGGATATTTAAGAGGTCCGGGCGGCAGCATCAGCGACATCTTTTTTTGGAATGCTAATAGGAATAGCCCGCCTGCAGATGCCCCTGTTACTTTCGTAAAGGCTGATGGAACTACAGAAGCTGCTAACTTCTGGTATGGCAAGAACACTGACCATTGGACGATGTCGGTAAACAATTACTACAACGTATTGCAGCAAACCAATAGCAAGGGCATCATCACAGTCAATTATGGTTATGCCCGTTATGGCACCAGCAGCAATCCAGTGGCTGCGGCTGCACACCTGGCTGCAGACTGGGTGCGATTTGATAATGGAAGAACGAAGTATTGGGAGGTAGGAAATGAAAATTTTGGAGAATGGGAAGCGGGCTATCGAATAAATCTTGCCAACAATAAAGATGGCCAACCAGAAATAATAACCGGTGATCTGTACGGCAGGCATTTTAAAGTTTTTGCCGACTCCATGCGCAAGGCAGCACAGGAAATAGGTTCATCTATAAAAATAGGCGCTGTGCTGGTAGAAGCTACACCTCAGGCATGGAATACCAATACTATTAAAACATGGAATGCAGGAGTGCTTACGCAGGCAGGTAATGTTGCTGATTTTTTTGTTGTGCATAACTACTTCACCAATTTTAACACGAATGCACCTGCTGCTGAGATACTTGCCACAGCGGCTACAGAAAGCAGCAAGATGATGAGCTATGTAAAGCAGTCATTGCAAAATGCAGGCTTGCCTAATAAGCCTGTTGCGCTCACTGAATGGAATATTTTTTCAACAGGCTCTATGCAGCAGGTATCGCATATAGCGGGTGTACATGCTGTAATGGTGTTAGGGGAGTTAATAAAAAACGGCTATGGGCAGGCCAGCAGGTGGGATCTTGCAAACGGCTGGGACAATGGGAATGATCATGGCTTGTTCAACATAGGAGATGAGCCAGGCGGTGTGCCTAAATGGAACCCGCGTCCTGCTTTCTATCACATGTACTTCTTTCAAAAGATGCTGGGCGACAGGTTGATTTCTTCCACTACTACGAACCAATCTATATTCGACACCTACGCTTCTTCTTTCACCTCAGGGGAGGTTGGAGTGACGATAGTCAATAAGTCTACACAGGCACATACGGTGTCCATACAAGTACAAAATTTCCAGGTCGGCAACAGGTACTACTGGTACACATTGGCTGGAGGAACAGATAATGGTGAACTTTCACGAAAGGTATTTGTGAATGGAAGAGGAACAACACATGCATCAGGCGGTCCAGCTGATTATGCAACATCAAAGGCTTATGCTGCAGGTACACAAAACGGAATAAGGGTAACTGTGCCTGCACGTGGAGTCGTGAATTTGGTCATCGAAAAGAAATAGACATGAAAGGAATTATCACAATGCTGCTGCTGGTGCTATCATTCATTGGTACACATGCACAACATACCTCACGACAAGATTTCACCAGCAATTGGAAGTTCAGGTTAGACAGCACTGGCTCTTATCATCATAATGGTGTTGATGATGCACAGTGGCGCACACTGAACCTGCCGCACGATTGGAGTATAGAAGGCACATTCAGTAAAGATCATCCTGCCACTGCGGGTGGTGGTGCATTGCCTGGTGGCACTGGCTGGTATCGCAAACATTTCAACTTGCCTGCAACAGATAAGGGTAAAACAATCCTGATACATTTTGATGGCATATATAAGAACGCAGAAGTTTGGGTGAATGGAAACTATGTTGGCAAACGTCCTAATGGTTATATCAGCTTCCATTACGACATCACACCGCACCTGGTGTATGGCGGAGCAAATGTAGTAGCGGTGAAAGTGGATAATTTAAAACAACCAAACTCGCGTTGGTATTCCGGCTCAGGTATATATCGCAATGTATGGTTGACTAAACTGGATAAGCTTCACGTAGAGCAGTGGGGCACTTTTGTTACTACGCCTAAAGTATCAAATCAATCAGCCACTGTTTCTATAGAAACAAATGTGCGCAATCAATATGCATTCAATAAAGCCTTTGTTTTAAATACAACCATCTACAAAGCTACTGGTGGAGTTGCAGCAAGGGCAAGTACCAAAGCCAATGCAGGAAGTAAAATAACAGCAGCACATAAGCAGGTGCTAGAAATAAAACAGCCACACCTGTGGTCGGTTGATAACCCTTACCTGTACAAAGTGGTTTCGCAGGTGGTGGTAAATGGGAAAGTTGTAGACACTTATGAAACACCATTAGGCATTCGCTATTTCCACTTTTCACCAACAAAGGGTTTTAGCTTAAATGGAAATTCATTAAAAATTCGTGGCGTATGTAATCATCATGATCTTGGAGCTTTGGGTGCAGCCATCAACACTCGTGCATTGGAGCGCCAGCTGGAACTGTTGAAAGCAATGGGTTGTAATGGTATTCGCACAGCACATAACCCGCCAGCGCCTGAGCTGCTGGAGCTTTGCGATAAGATGGGCTTCATTGTAATGAACGAGACGTTTGATATGTGGGAGAAGCAAAAGTCGCCATTTGATTATCACCTCGATTGGCATGAGTGGCACAAGCAGGATCTGACAGACCATGTGCTGCGGGATAGAAATCATCCATCTGTGTTTGTTTGGAGTGTGGGTAATGAAATAGGTGAACAATGGGGTGATGAAAAGAA is a window encoding:
- the galB gene encoding beta-galactosidase GalB, which translates into the protein MKGIITMLLLVLSFIGTHAQHTSRQDFTSNWKFRLDSTGSYHHNGVDDAQWRTLNLPHDWSIEGTFSKDHPATAGGGALPGGTGWYRKHFNLPATDKGKTILIHFDGIYKNAEVWVNGNYVGKRPNGYISFHYDITPHLVYGGANVVAVKVDNLKQPNSRWYSGSGIYRNVWLTKLDKLHVEQWGTFVTTPKVSNQSATVSIETNVRNQYAFNKAFVLNTTIYKATGGVAARASTKANAGSKITAAHKQVLEIKQPHLWSVDNPYLYKVVSQVVVNGKVVDTYETPLGIRYFHFSPTKGFSLNGNSLKIRGVCNHHDLGALGAAINTRALERQLELLKAMGCNGIRTAHNPPAPELLELCDKMGFIVMNETFDMWEKQKSPFDYHLDWHEWHKQDLTDHVLRDRNHPSVFVWSVGNEIGEQWGDEKKADTSGRRIARALVSIVKSIDTTREIVTANNETGEWNQLIRSGAFEMIGYNYHHDEWAKVPERYPGKTFIVTESTSALQTRGHYDHLPFDSIRRWPKRWDIAFTHPEGAYTVSAYDNVSTPWGSTHEESLKALKQPHVSGMYIWTGFDYLGEPTPYSWPARSSYFGIIDLAGFPKDVYYLYQSEWTSKPVLHIYPHWTWKQGDTVDVVAYYNNADEVELLLNGKSLGKRAKTGDNLHVKWRVLYEPGKLEAISRLNEREVLRKEIKTAGKPARVNLKADRNTIAADGKDLSFVTATIVDKDGVMVPTANHLIKFKVDGAAFIAGVDSGDPVSHEPFKADKHTALNGLALAILQSTGAKGKATLTASVEGLESSTITIQTR